In Rhizobium sp. ZPR4, a genomic segment contains:
- a CDS encoding alpha/beta hydrolase: MRSDDESGFLARTIAAEDGLKLHVRDYDGDETTTRDRIPLFCLPGLTRNSRDFHQLALLLSQDSENPRRVITLDARGRGASEWDADKSHYNLIVEAQDVLTVCAALGLHQAIFIGTSRGGLVLHMLAASRPDILKAVILNDIGPVLEKIGLADIRDYLNRDKKPANWDEAIEILRENHGSAFGALDEDDWRDMARAIYVLRDGKPVADYDPAIAAQMRTLDLEAPIPDLWTQFQAFQDIPLMVIRGENSKLLTQTTTDEMANRHPEMAIKIARGQGHAPILHLGDIPDAIRHFTSGF, encoded by the coding sequence ATGCGCAGCGACGACGAAAGCGGTTTTCTTGCCAGAACGATCGCAGCGGAAGATGGCCTGAAGCTCCATGTGCGGGACTATGACGGCGATGAGACAACCACCAGGGACAGGATACCCCTCTTCTGCCTGCCCGGTCTGACGCGCAACTCGCGGGACTTTCATCAGCTCGCGCTGCTTCTATCGCAGGATTCCGAGAACCCGCGCAGGGTGATCACGCTCGATGCCCGTGGGCGCGGGGCATCCGAATGGGATGCGGACAAATCCCACTATAATCTCATCGTCGAAGCGCAGGATGTCCTGACCGTCTGCGCTGCCCTCGGTCTCCATCAGGCCATCTTCATCGGCACGTCGCGCGGCGGGCTGGTGCTGCATATGCTTGCGGCCAGCCGACCGGATATCCTCAAGGCCGTGATTCTCAACGATATCGGTCCGGTCCTCGAGAAGATTGGGTTGGCGGATATCCGCGATTATCTCAACCGGGACAAGAAACCCGCCAACTGGGACGAGGCAATCGAGATCCTTCGGGAAAACCATGGCAGCGCCTTTGGCGCGCTTGACGAAGACGACTGGCGGGATATGGCGCGGGCCATCTACGTCTTACGTGACGGCAAGCCGGTTGCCGATTACGATCCCGCCATCGCCGCACAAATGCGGACGCTCGATCTGGAGGCGCCGATTCCAGACCTGTGGACGCAATTCCAAGCGTTTCAAGATATCCCGCTGATGGTGATTCGCGGGGAGAATTCGAAGCTTCTGACACAGACAACAACAGACGAGATGGCAAACCGCCATCCGGAAATGGCCATCAAGATCGCGAGAGGGCAAGGACATGCCCCGATTTTACATTTGGGCGATATTCCGGATGCGATCCGGCACTTCACTTCGGGGTTTTGA
- a CDS encoding lytic transglycosylase domain-containing protein — MKRPVMIWTAVGLAVAWGAVASQLPGQQIPTSANAYVAMAPDPMSTAAIPRSGAIAPVSGDLKAGLDALSNKNPMQALAIRNGMGEGTLDRHILTWAIATSGQPGIPSGEIAAAARELVGWPGLGSLRANSERALYTENPATDQVLAAFGNSQPETVEGSIILSRALMARGASAQAGKLIRKIWRDEPLDKPLEDKILAEFPSLLSPADHKARMDYLLYRDRTAQAKRFGDLGKAQSLYKAWAAVNDRSPKADALIAGVDAQWRKDPAYLFMRIENLRRQNKYDDAANLLAQMPQDRSVLVSPGAWWSEQRIVSRGLVDQGEFKAAYRVVDASVAESPQDVGEAEFHAGWYALRGLQDGANAAIHFRKILQVSNGPISQSRGWYWLGRAAEAGGSGKAADFYAKAASYPSTFYGQLAAERLGRSTLNVTYPSPSATDRQRFQGREAVQAISRLEAAGHGWRADALYRALAKQLESPGEVAMLAARAERSGNHQLSLQIGKIAYGRGIDVAALAFPIGVIPDNANISGSGKALAYAIARQESAFNPAAVSSANARGLLQLLPKTAKAVAGRHGMVFSADKLTQDAGYNATLGAHYLGEQIDTFGGSYILTFIAYNAGPNKVPEWISRYGDPRGKSLDDVIDWIERIPFPETRNYVQRVMENYQVYKARLGQKTDIVHDLVTGRG; from the coding sequence ATGAAGAGACCTGTCATGATCTGGACCGCCGTGGGCTTGGCGGTCGCCTGGGGCGCGGTTGCCTCGCAGCTTCCCGGCCAGCAGATACCGACGAGCGCCAACGCCTATGTCGCCATGGCGCCGGACCCCATGAGTACGGCCGCGATCCCGCGCAGCGGAGCGATCGCGCCTGTCAGCGGCGACCTGAAGGCAGGCCTTGACGCCCTCTCCAACAAGAACCCGATGCAGGCGCTTGCCATCCGCAACGGCATGGGCGAAGGCACGCTCGATCGCCATATCCTGACCTGGGCGATCGCGACTTCGGGCCAGCCGGGCATCCCCTCCGGCGAGATTGCCGCTGCCGCCCGCGAGCTTGTCGGCTGGCCGGGGCTCGGCAGCCTGCGCGCCAATTCCGAGCGGGCGCTCTATACAGAAAATCCGGCAACCGATCAGGTCCTGGCCGCCTTCGGCAACTCGCAGCCGGAGACCGTCGAGGGCAGCATCATCCTCTCTCGCGCGCTCATGGCGCGCGGCGCGTCGGCACAGGCCGGAAAGCTGATCCGCAAGATCTGGCGCGACGAGCCACTGGACAAGCCTCTGGAGGACAAGATCCTTGCAGAATTCCCCAGCCTGCTGTCGCCTGCCGATCACAAGGCGCGCATGGACTATCTGCTTTACCGCGACCGGACCGCACAGGCCAAACGCTTCGGCGATCTCGGCAAGGCGCAATCGCTCTACAAGGCCTGGGCGGCCGTCAATGATCGTTCGCCGAAAGCCGACGCGCTGATCGCAGGCGTCGACGCGCAATGGCGCAAGGATCCCGCCTATCTCTTCATGCGGATCGAAAACCTGCGTCGCCAGAACAAATATGACGACGCCGCCAATCTTCTGGCGCAAATGCCGCAAGACCGGAGCGTGCTTGTAAGCCCAGGTGCTTGGTGGAGCGAGCAGCGCATTGTTAGCCGCGGCCTGGTGGATCAGGGTGAATTCAAGGCCGCCTATCGTGTCGTCGACGCCAGCGTCGCGGAAAGTCCGCAGGATGTCGGCGAAGCCGAATTCCACGCAGGCTGGTACGCTCTGCGCGGTCTTCAGGATGGGGCGAATGCAGCGATCCATTTCCGCAAGATCCTGCAGGTGTCGAACGGGCCTATCTCGCAATCGCGCGGTTGGTATTGGCTCGGCCGCGCCGCCGAGGCAGGCGGATCGGGCAAGGCAGCGGATTTCTATGCGAAGGCCGCCTCCTATCCCAGCACCTTCTACGGCCAGCTTGCCGCCGAGAGGCTTGGCCGCAGCACCCTCAACGTCACCTATCCCTCGCCCTCAGCTACGGATCGCCAGCGCTTCCAGGGACGCGAGGCGGTACAGGCGATTTCGCGGCTCGAGGCCGCGGGGCACGGCTGGCGTGCGGACGCGCTCTATCGCGCCCTGGCGAAACAGCTGGAAAGCCCCGGCGAGGTTGCGATGCTGGCTGCCCGCGCCGAGCGCTCCGGCAACCACCAGCTTTCGCTGCAGATCGGCAAGATCGCCTATGGACGCGGCATCGATGTCGCGGCACTCGCCTTCCCGATCGGCGTCATTCCGGACAATGCCAATATTTCCGGCTCCGGCAAGGCGCTTGCCTATGCCATTGCCCGGCAGGAAAGCGCCTTCAATCCGGCCGCCGTTTCCTCCGCCAATGCCCGCGGCCTGCTACAGTTGCTGCCGAAGACGGCAAAGGCTGTTGCCGGTCGGCACGGCATGGTCTTTTCCGCCGACAAGCTGACGCAGGATGCCGGCTACAACGCCACGCTCGGCGCCCATTATCTCGGCGAGCAGATCGACACTTTCGGCGGCTCCTACATCCTGACCTTCATCGCCTACAACGCAGGGCCGAACAAGGTGCCGGAATGGATCAGCCGCTACGGCGATCCGCGCGGCAAATCGCTCGATGACGTCATCGACTGGATCGAACGCATCCCCTTCCCCGAGACCCGCAACTATGTCCAGCGCGTGATGGAAAACTATCAGGTCTACAAGGCACGCCTCGGGCAGAAGACCGATATCGTCCACGATCTGGTCACCGGCCGCGGCTAA
- the dapA gene encoding 4-hydroxy-tetrahydrodipicolinate synthase has protein sequence MFQGSIPALVTPFTDAGKVDEASFASHVDWQIKEGSKGLVPVGTTGESPTLSHDEHKRVVELCIEIANKRVPVMAGAGSNNTREAIELALHAEKVGANAVLVVTPYYNKPTQKGLYAHFAAVAEAVKLPIYIYNIPGRSVVDMTPETMGALAKSYSNIVGVKDATGKIERVSEQRISCGRDFRQLSGEDATALGFNAHGGVGCISVTANVAPRLCAEFQAATLAGDYAKALEYQDRLMPLHKAIFLEPGLCGAKYGLSRLGRMSRNVRSPLLSTLEPGTEAAIDAAMRHAGLLN, from the coding sequence ATGTTCCAGGGGTCCATTCCCGCACTCGTTACGCCCTTTACAGACGCCGGCAAGGTGGATGAGGCTTCCTTCGCCTCGCATGTCGACTGGCAGATAAAAGAGGGCAGCAAGGGATTGGTGCCTGTTGGTACGACGGGCGAATCTCCCACTTTGTCGCATGACGAGCACAAGCGCGTCGTCGAGCTCTGCATCGAGATCGCCAACAAGCGCGTCCCGGTCATGGCGGGAGCGGGCTCGAACAATACCCGCGAAGCGATCGAGCTTGCGCTGCACGCCGAAAAGGTCGGTGCCAATGCGGTTCTGGTCGTGACACCCTATTACAACAAGCCGACGCAGAAGGGGCTTTACGCACATTTCGCCGCCGTTGCGGAAGCCGTGAAGCTGCCGATCTACATTTATAACATTCCAGGCCGTTCGGTCGTCGACATGACGCCGGAGACGATGGGCGCGCTCGCCAAGTCCTATTCCAACATTGTTGGTGTCAAGGATGCGACCGGCAAGATCGAACGCGTCTCCGAGCAGCGCATCAGCTGCGGCCGCGATTTCCGCCAGCTTTCCGGTGAGGATGCCACGGCGCTCGGCTTCAACGCTCATGGCGGCGTCGGCTGCATTTCGGTCACGGCCAACGTCGCGCCGCGACTATGTGCGGAATTCCAGGCGGCCACGCTTGCCGGTGATTACGCCAAGGCACTCGAGTATCAGGATCGTCTGATGCCGCTGCACAAGGCGATCTTCCTGGAGCCAGGTCTTTGCGGTGCCAAGTACGGTCTGTCCCGCCTCGGCCGCATGAGCCGCAACGTGCGTTCGCCGCTCTTGTCGACCCTGGAGCCGGGCACGGAGGCTGCGATCGATGCGGCCATGCGCCATGCCGGCCTCCTGAACTGA
- the smpB gene encoding SsrA-binding protein SmpB, whose product MAPKGSQRVVNKVVAENRKARFNYEIIDTYEAGLVLMGTEVKSLREGKANIAESYASDEGDEIWLINSYLPEYLQANRFNHEPRRRRKLLLSSREIGRLRSAINREGMTLVPLKIYFNDRGRAKLELALAKGKKLHDKRESEKERDWNRQKSRLLKDNG is encoded by the coding sequence ATGGCACCCAAAGGCAGCCAGCGCGTGGTGAACAAGGTCGTGGCGGAAAACCGCAAGGCTCGCTTCAACTACGAGATCATCGACACCTACGAAGCAGGGCTCGTGCTGATGGGCACGGAGGTCAAATCGCTGCGCGAAGGCAAGGCCAATATCGCCGAATCCTACGCCTCGGATGAAGGTGACGAGATTTGGTTGATCAACTCCTATCTGCCGGAGTACCTGCAGGCGAATCGCTTCAATCACGAGCCACGCCGCCGTCGTAAGCTGCTGCTTTCCAGCCGCGAAATCGGCCGGCTGCGTTCGGCGATCAATCGTGAGGGCATGACTCTGGTGCCGTTGAAAATCTATTTCAACGACCGAGGCCGCGCCAAGCTGGAATTGGCTCTCGCCAAGGGCAAGAAGCTGCATGACAAGCGCGAATCCGAGAAGGAACGCGATTGGAACAGGCAGAAGAGCCGCCTGCTGAAGGACAATGGGTGA
- a CDS encoding NYN domain-containing protein, whose protein sequence is MFDPREKIALFIDGANLYAASKSLGFDIDYRKLLKAFQKRGYLLRAYYYTALIEDQEYSSIRPLIDWLDYNGYKVVTKPAKEFTDSMGRRKIKGNMDIELAIDAMEQSETVDHLVIFSGDGDFTTLVEALQRRGRKVSVISTMATQPPMIADDLRRQADHFIDLVSLKAEIGREASERPARTTTETASHAAADTEE, encoded by the coding sequence ATGTTTGACCCACGCGAAAAAATTGCACTCTTTATAGACGGCGCCAATCTCTACGCTGCATCCAAGAGCCTCGGCTTCGATATCGACTATCGCAAGCTCTTGAAAGCATTTCAGAAACGCGGTTATCTGCTGCGCGCCTATTATTATACGGCTCTTATCGAGGATCAGGAATATTCCTCCATCCGCCCGCTGATCGATTGGCTCGATTATAACGGCTACAAGGTCGTTACCAAGCCGGCCAAGGAATTCACGGACTCGATGGGGCGCCGCAAAATCAAGGGCAACATGGACATCGAGCTGGCGATCGACGCCATGGAGCAATCCGAGACCGTCGATCATCTGGTAATCTTTTCCGGCGACGGCGACTTCACGACCCTCGTGGAAGCACTCCAGCGCCGCGGACGCAAGGTTTCGGTCATCTCGACCATGGCGACCCAGCCGCCGATGATCGCCGACGATCTGCGCCGCCAGGCCGACCATTTCATCGATCTCGTATCGCTGAAGGCAGAAATCGGCCGCGAAGCCTCGGAACGGCCTGCCCGCACCACCACCGAGACGGCAAGTCACGCCGCAGCGGATACTGAAGAATAA
- the rpoZ gene encoding DNA-directed RNA polymerase subunit omega, whose protein sequence is MARVTVEDCIDKVENRFELVLLASHRARLISQGSSITIDRDNDKNPVVALREIADETLSPDDLKEDLIHSLQKHVEVDEPEPDPASLLAAGASATSEEEEDLPETVTFDQMSEEELLAGIEGLVPPEKSDDY, encoded by the coding sequence ATGGCCCGTGTCACAGTAGAAGATTGCATTGATAAAGTTGAGAACCGGTTCGAGCTCGTTCTGCTCGCCAGCCACCGCGCCCGTCTGATTTCGCAGGGCTCCTCGATCACGATCGACCGCGACAACGACAAGAACCCGGTTGTTGCATTGCGCGAAATCGCCGACGAGACGCTGTCGCCGGACGATCTCAAGGAAGACCTGATCCATTCGCTGCAGAAGCATGTCGAAGTGGATGAGCCCGAGCCCGATCCGGCAAGCCTGCTGGCAGCGGGTGCTTCCGCCACCAGCGAAGAGGAAGAAGACCTGCCGGAAACCGTTACTTTCGACCAGATGTCGGAAGAAGAGCTTCTGGCTGGTATCGAAGGTCTGGTTCCGCCGGAAAAAAGCGACGATTACTGA
- a CDS encoding bifunctional (p)ppGpp synthetase/guanosine-3',5'-bis(diphosphate) 3'-pyrophosphohydrolase: MMRQYELVERVQKYKPDANEALLNKAYVYAMQKHGQQKRASGDPYISHPLEVAAILTDMRLDESTIAVALLHDTIEDTTATRAEIDEMFGEDIGRLVEGLTKIKKLDLVTKKAKQAENLRKLLLAISDDVRVLLVKLADRLHNMRTLDHMSPEKRARISEETMEIYAPLAGRMGMQDMREELEELSFRHINPEAHDTVTKRLEELSRRNEGLVKKIETELRDLLVANGLANAMVKGRLKKPYSVFRKMQSKSLSFEQLSDIYGFRLLVDDIPSCYRALGIVHTRWRVVPGRFKDYISTPKQNDYRSLHTTIVGPSSQRIELQIRTKRMHEIAEFGIAAHTLYKDGANGNGDSDVASRESNAYSWLRHTIEALAEGDSPEEFLEHTKLELFQDQVFCFTPKGKLIALPRGATPIDFAYAVHTNIGDTTVGAKINGRIMPLVTRLNNGDEVEIIRSGVQVPPAAWEEIVVTGKARAAIRRATRLAIRKQYAGLGHRILERTFERAGKVFSRDALKPALHRLGQKDVEDAIAAVGRGEMSSLDVLRAVYPDHQDERVTVKPAGDEGWFNVRSASGMIFKIPGKNKAEVSDGADIDAPPIRGISANVEVHFASTGAVPGDRIVGIMEKGKGITIYPIQSPVLQRFDDEPERWIDVRWDLDEANKSRFAARILINALNEPGTLAKVAQTVADVDVNIRVLNTVRVAADFTEMALDVEVWDLRQLNQLLVQLKELDCIATVKRLYE; this comes from the coding sequence ATGATGCGGCAATACGAGCTTGTCGAGCGCGTGCAGAAATACAAGCCCGATGCCAACGAAGCTCTCCTCAACAAAGCCTATGTTTATGCGATGCAGAAGCATGGCCAGCAAAAACGCGCCAGCGGCGATCCCTATATTTCCCATCCTCTCGAAGTTGCTGCCATCCTCACGGATATGCGCCTGGATGAATCGACCATCGCGGTCGCTCTTCTCCATGACACGATCGAGGACACGACGGCGACGCGCGCCGAAATCGACGAGATGTTTGGCGAGGATATCGGTCGTCTCGTCGAGGGCCTGACGAAGATCAAGAAGCTCGACCTCGTCACCAAGAAGGCCAAGCAGGCGGAAAACCTGCGCAAGCTGCTGCTCGCCATTTCCGACGATGTGCGCGTGCTTCTGGTGAAGCTTGCCGATCGCCTGCACAATATGCGCACGCTCGATCACATGTCGCCGGAAAAGCGCGCCCGCATTTCCGAGGAGACGATGGAAATCTATGCGCCGCTCGCCGGCCGCATGGGTATGCAGGACATGCGCGAGGAGCTGGAGGAGCTTTCCTTCCGCCATATCAATCCTGAAGCGCATGACACCGTCACCAAGCGGCTCGAAGAGCTGTCTCGGCGCAACGAAGGGCTGGTCAAGAAGATCGAGACCGAGCTGCGCGATCTGCTCGTGGCTAACGGCCTTGCCAACGCCATGGTCAAGGGCCGGCTGAAGAAGCCCTATTCGGTGTTCCGCAAGATGCAGTCGAAGTCACTCTCTTTCGAGCAGCTTTCCGATATCTACGGCTTCCGTCTTCTCGTCGACGATATTCCGTCCTGCTACCGGGCGCTCGGCATCGTTCATACCCGCTGGCGCGTCGTTCCCGGCCGTTTCAAGGACTATATTTCGACGCCGAAGCAGAACGACTATCGCTCCTTGCATACGACGATCGTTGGCCCCTCCAGCCAGCGTATCGAGTTGCAGATCCGCACCAAGCGCATGCATGAGATCGCCGAATTCGGTATTGCCGCCCACACGCTCTACAAGGACGGCGCCAACGGCAATGGCGACAGCGACGTCGCGTCGCGGGAAAGCAATGCCTATTCCTGGCTGCGCCACACCATTGAAGCGCTGGCCGAGGGTGACAGCCCCGAAGAATTCCTCGAGCATACGAAGCTCGAACTCTTCCAGGATCAGGTCTTCTGCTTCACGCCCAAGGGCAAGCTGATCGCCCTGCCGCGCGGCGCAACGCCGATCGACTTCGCCTATGCTGTCCATACCAATATCGGCGACACCACGGTTGGCGCCAAGATCAACGGCCGCATCATGCCGCTCGTCACGCGGCTGAACAACGGCGATGAAGTCGAGATCATCCGTTCCGGCGTACAGGTGCCGCCCGCCGCCTGGGAAGAGATCGTCGTGACCGGCAAGGCGCGCGCCGCCATTCGCCGCGCAACCCGCCTTGCCATCCGCAAGCAGTATGCCGGTCTCGGCCACCGTATTCTGGAGCGCACCTTCGAGCGCGCCGGCAAGGTCTTCTCGCGTGATGCCCTGAAGCCCGCCCTGCATCGCCTCGGCCAGAAGGATGTCGAGGATGCGATTGCCGCCGTCGGGCGAGGGGAGATGTCGTCGCTCGACGTCTTGCGCGCCGTCTATCCGGATCACCAGGACGAGCGCGTCACCGTGAAGCCCGCCGGCGACGAGGGCTGGTTCAACGTTCGCAGCGCCTCCGGCATGATCTTCAAGATCCCCGGCAAGAACAAGGCCGAGGTTTCCGACGGCGCCGATATCGATGCGCCGCCGATCCGCGGCATTTCGGCCAATGTCGAGGTACATTTCGCATCGACCGGCGCCGTTCCGGGCGATCGCATCGTCGGCATCATGGAAAAGGGCAAGGGCATCACCATATATCCGATCCAGTCGCCGGTTCTGCAGCGGTTCGATGACGAGCCGGAGCGCTGGATCGATGTGCGCTGGGATCTGGACGAGGCCAACAAGTCCCGTTTTGCCGCACGCATCCTGATCAATGCCCTCAACGAGCCGGGTACGCTGGCGAAGGTGGCGCAGACCGTTGCGGACGTGGATGTCAATATCCGCGTGCTCAACACCGTTCGGGTTGCGGCCGATTTCACCGAAATGGCCCTCGACGTCGAAGTCTGGGATCTGCGCCAGCTTAACCAGCTTCTGGTGCAGCTGAAGGAACTCGATTGCATCGCGACGGTTAAGCGCCTCTACGAGTGA
- a CDS encoding DUF3563 family protein, translating to MFSPIKKIARALRVPSVEEREMAYLNGSHDRFDLEYRQRQVDRGLFRTR from the coding sequence ATGTTTAGCCCGATCAAGAAAATCGCCCGTGCCCTGCGTGTTCCGAGTGTTGAAGAACGCGAAATGGCTTACCTGAATGGTTCGCACGACCGTTTTGACCTTGAATATCGTCAGCGTCAGGTCGACCGCGGTCTGTTCCGTACGCGTTAA
- a CDS encoding DUF2062 domain-containing protein, which yields MLFRRRKPLTFKEKLREHLWPRKGFVRSFQYFGKRLVRLAASPHSVAAGFAAGIVVSWTPFIGVHFVMAIVIAYLVGGNVIASALGCLAAGNPITYPFIWALTWEIGHLILARDSGGQGGSIDLPALWHKGDLTQIWDPVLKPMLIGGIPPAIVTGVIVYALTYYGVKTFKTRRKERLMERARERLALAENASSV from the coding sequence ATGCTGTTTCGTCGCCGAAAACCACTGACATTCAAGGAAAAGTTGCGGGAGCATCTTTGGCCCCGCAAGGGTTTTGTCCGCTCTTTCCAATATTTCGGTAAGCGCCTCGTTCGCCTCGCCGCCTCGCCGCATTCGGTTGCGGCCGGCTTTGCCGCGGGCATCGTCGTATCGTGGACGCCGTTCATCGGTGTGCATTTCGTCATGGCGATTGTCATCGCCTATCTCGTCGGCGGAAACGTCATCGCTTCTGCGCTCGGCTGTCTGGCTGCCGGCAATCCGATTACCTACCCCTTCATCTGGGCTTTGACCTGGGAGATCGGCCATCTGATTCTGGCGCGCGACAGCGGCGGGCAAGGCGGTAGCATCGATCTGCCGGCACTGTGGCACAAGGGCGATCTCACGCAAATCTGGGACCCGGTTTTGAAGCCGATGCTGATCGGCGGCATTCCGCCTGCCATTGTGACGGGCGTGATCGTCTATGCGCTTACCTATTATGGTGTGAAGACCTTCAAGACGCGCCGCAAGGAGCGCCTGATGGAACGTGCCCGCGAACGGCTGGCGCTCGCCGAAAACGCATCGAGCGTCTGA
- the acpS gene encoding holo-ACP synthase: MIIGIGSDLIDIRRVEKTIERFGARFTERCFTDIERAKSERRKNKAASYAKRFAAKEACSKALGTGLAQGVFWRDMGVVNLPSGKPTMELTGGAAERVAAMLPPNHRAAIHLTITDDFPLAQAFVIIEALPMDA; this comes from the coding sequence ATGATTATCGGCATAGGCAGTGATCTTATCGACATCCGCCGGGTCGAGAAGACGATCGAGCGTTTCGGCGCCCGATTCACCGAGCGTTGCTTTACAGATATAGAGCGCGCCAAGTCCGAGCGCCGCAAGAACAAGGCGGCCTCCTATGCCAAGCGCTTTGCCGCCAAGGAAGCCTGCTCCAAGGCTTTGGGTACAGGGTTGGCGCAGGGTGTCTTCTGGCGCGACATGGGAGTCGTCAATCTGCCGAGCGGCAAACCGACGATGGAATTGACCGGCGGTGCTGCCGAAAGAGTGGCAGCTATGTTGCCGCCAAATCATCGCGCCGCCATTCATTTGACGATAACAGATGATTTTCCTCTTGCTCAGGCTTTTGTGATCATCGAAGCGCTACCGATGGATGCCTGA
- the lepB gene encoding signal peptidase I: MSEKAVKQQNALWENIKVIVQALVLAMIIRTFLFQPFTIPSGSMMPTLLVGDYIFVNKFAYGYSKYSMPFSPDLFSGRILGSEPKRGDVVVFRFPPNPDVDYIKRVIGLPGDRIQVKNDILYINGQAVPREPHGTFSSDYSQEPGDNIAVYSERLPDTGKVYDTLDLSPNSRGDNTQEYVVPPGHYFMMGDNRDNSDDSRFDVGYVPAENLIGRASIIFFSLGHDTSFREVWKWPTNMRWDRIFKVVE; this comes from the coding sequence GTGTCCGAGAAAGCCGTAAAACAGCAGAACGCCCTGTGGGAGAACATCAAGGTCATCGTTCAGGCGCTCGTCCTGGCCATGATCATCCGCACGTTTCTCTTCCAGCCATTCACCATCCCGTCCGGCTCGATGATGCCGACGCTTCTTGTCGGCGACTATATCTTCGTCAACAAGTTCGCCTATGGCTATTCCAAGTATTCAATGCCGTTCTCGCCGGATCTGTTCAGCGGCCGCATCCTGGGCAGCGAGCCGAAGCGTGGCGATGTCGTGGTCTTCCGCTTCCCGCCGAATCCTGATGTCGACTACATCAAGCGCGTGATCGGTCTGCCGGGCGACCGCATTCAGGTCAAGAACGACATCCTCTACATCAACGGCCAGGCCGTTCCGCGCGAGCCGCACGGCACCTTCTCGTCGGACTATAGCCAGGAGCCGGGCGACAACATCGCTGTCTACAGCGAGCGCCTGCCGGATACCGGCAAGGTTTATGACACGCTGGATCTCTCGCCGAACTCTCGTGGCGACAATACCCAGGAATATGTCGTTCCGCCGGGCCATTATTTCATGATGGGCGACAATCGCGACAATTCCGACGACAGCCGTTTCGATGTCGGCTATGTCCCTGCTGAGAACCTGATCGGCCGCGCCAGCATCATCTTCTTCTCGCTGGGTCACGACACCTCCTTCCGTGAAGTCTGGAAATGGCCGACCAACATGCGTTGGGACCGTATTTTCAAGGTTGTCGAATGA
- the rnc gene encoding ribonuclease III yields MTKTQTLSQADRARLEVAIGYEFAEKERLDRALTHASARTHKTGNYERLEFLGDRVLGLCIAELLFKTFGAATEGELSVRLNQLVSAETCAEVADEMELHLYIRTGADVKKLTGKRMLNVRADVVESLIAALYLDGGLEVARAFILRFWERRAIRPEGARRDAKTELQEWAHAKFGVTPVYRVDDRSGPDHDPRFTVTVEVKGTTPETGIERSKRAAEQVAATRILEREGVWQPQPTET; encoded by the coding sequence ATGACGAAGACGCAGACGCTCTCCCAGGCGGATCGTGCCAGGCTTGAGGTTGCTATAGGCTACGAATTCGCCGAAAAGGAGCGTCTCGACCGCGCGCTGACCCATGCCAGCGCGCGTACGCACAAGACAGGCAACTATGAACGGTTGGAATTTCTCGGCGACCGAGTTCTTGGCCTGTGCATCGCAGAATTGCTCTTCAAGACATTCGGTGCTGCGACGGAAGGCGAGCTTTCCGTGCGCCTCAACCAGCTCGTGAGCGCGGAGACCTGCGCCGAAGTTGCCGATGAAATGGAGCTGCATCTTTACATCCGCACCGGTGCCGACGTGAAGAAGCTGACGGGCAAGCGCATGCTGAACGTGCGCGCCGATGTCGTCGAAAGCCTGATTGCTGCGCTCTACCTGGACGGTGGGCTCGAAGTTGCCCGCGCGTTCATCCTGCGTTTTTGGGAGCGCCGCGCCATCCGGCCGGAGGGTGCAAGGCGCGACGCCAAGACGGAATTGCAGGAATGGGCGCATGCGAAATTCGGTGTTACCCCGGTCTACAGGGTTGATGATCGCAGCGGACCGGATCATGATCCCCGCTTCACCGTGACGGTGGAAGTGAAGGGAACGACGCCGGAGACCGGAATTGAACGCTCCAAGCGCGCGGCCGAGCAGGTGGCTGCGACGCGGATTCTGGAGCGCGAAGGTGTTTGGCAGCCTCAGCCGACTGAGACGTAA